One Methanolinea sp. DNA window includes the following coding sequences:
- a CDS encoding TIGR00725 family protein: protein MTGQGAGAPRPWQVAVIGPSDCTPGEARAAEIAGRILAERGAILVSGGMSGVMEASCRGARDAGGIAIGILPWGGEGNAHLSVRVRTGMSHARNFIVVESADAVVAIGKGYGTLSEIAFALKTGKPVYGYRTWEIPGVTACESPEEACLRALSAASP from the coding sequence GTGACCGGGCAGGGGGCCGGCGCGCCCCGGCCGTGGCAGGTCGCGGTGATCGGGCCTTCGGACTGCACGCCAGGGGAGGCACGCGCTGCGGAAATCGCGGGGAGGATCCTCGCGGAGAGGGGGGCAATCCTCGTCTCCGGCGGGATGTCAGGCGTCATGGAGGCATCGTGCCGCGGTGCGAGGGACGCGGGGGGAATCGCGATCGGAATCCTCCCGTGGGGAGGGGAAGGGAACGCCCATCTCTCGGTGCGCGTGAGGACCGGGATGTCGCACGCGAGGAACTTCATCGTCGTGGAGAGTGCCGACGCGGTCGTCGCGATAGGGAAGGGGTACGGGACCCTCTCCGAGATTGCCTTTGCCCTCAAGACGGGAAAGCCCGTGTACGGGTATCGGACGTGGGAAATCCCCGGCGTCACTGCCTGCGAGAGTCCGGAGGAGGCGTGCCTGCGCGCACTCTCCGCCGCGTCCCCGTGA